One window of Corynebacterium doosanense CAU 212 = DSM 45436 genomic DNA carries:
- a CDS encoding class I SAM-dependent methyltransferase has translation MAYQHVRQSYEARASEYSELFGTIDATAADDRKAIAEWAASVDGNALDAGCGPGHWTAFSHEHGTHIEGLDLSPSLVRLASERFPNLSFQVGNLTCLPHRDNSQGGILSWYSIIHTPPAEVPQILNEFARVLRPGGTLLIGFFNGARVEPFDHAVVTAWFWPVHEIERELQRAGFEIVKAHRRIDEGCRPHGSVLARRRKT, from the coding sequence GTGGCTTACCAACACGTCCGTCAAAGCTACGAAGCCCGGGCCAGCGAATACTCCGAACTCTTTGGCACAATCGACGCCACGGCCGCTGATGACCGGAAGGCCATTGCGGAGTGGGCTGCCAGCGTAGACGGAAATGCACTTGATGCTGGCTGCGGCCCTGGCCACTGGACGGCATTTTCCCATGAGCACGGTACCCACATCGAGGGCCTCGACCTCTCCCCCAGTCTCGTCAGACTTGCCTCTGAGCGATTCCCGAACCTGAGCTTCCAGGTGGGCAACCTCACTTGCCTACCCCACCGCGACAATTCACAGGGCGGGATTTTGAGCTGGTACTCCATAATCCACACCCCGCCAGCAGAGGTTCCTCAGATTCTCAACGAGTTTGCACGGGTATTGCGCCCAGGGGGCACACTCCTGATCGGGTTTTTCAACGGCGCTCGGGTAGAACCTTTTGATCATGCCGTGGTCACAGCCTGGTTCTGGCCTGTGCACGAGATAGAACGGGAGCTTCAGCGCGCCGGATTCGAGATTGTGAAAGCGCATCGTCGAATTGACGAGGGCTGCAGGCCGCATGGTTCTGTACTTGCCCGGCGCCGGAAAACGTAA
- a CDS encoding aminoglycoside adenylyltransferase domain-containing protein, translating into MSLHLHPDIRSATNSYLAAADRLLPGAITAAAIGGSVALSAYRPGSSDIDIVAAISDQWRERPDLIRRLRLLHLSQLPRLAGRTLSGKGASACCNTSFLWDSELSLPVTSIRPIAAHTGEQFTDRAAFDVNPVIWHQLTTGGIVLRGGDIETWGLNPEPEKLKPWTRKNLLQYWKPLMEKTRGSTLPIRPSQVEWRLLGPARMHATLQSGEVISKLVATQHALNQFPEHAPIIRVAQAQLTGERRAKAPPRRHWRSLTVDCMAAIINDATEIPSDK; encoded by the coding sequence GTGAGTCTCCACCTCCACCCGGACATCCGCTCCGCAACTAACTCCTATCTCGCCGCTGCTGATCGCCTCCTCCCAGGGGCAATAACGGCCGCGGCTATCGGCGGCTCCGTCGCTTTGAGCGCTTACCGCCCGGGTTCAAGTGACATCGACATCGTCGCAGCCATTTCCGATCAATGGCGTGAGCGGCCAGATCTCATCCGAAGACTCCGTTTGCTGCACTTGTCCCAACTCCCCCGTCTCGCCGGGCGCACGCTGAGCGGCAAGGGCGCGAGTGCCTGCTGCAACACCTCGTTCCTCTGGGATTCCGAGCTTTCCCTCCCAGTCACCTCTATCCGTCCGATCGCGGCACATACTGGTGAGCAATTCACTGATCGGGCGGCTTTCGACGTCAATCCAGTGATTTGGCATCAACTCACCACGGGCGGCATCGTACTGCGCGGCGGCGACATCGAAACATGGGGCCTAAACCCCGAGCCAGAGAAACTAAAGCCCTGGACCAGGAAAAACCTGCTGCAGTACTGGAAACCGCTCATGGAGAAGACCCGCGGGTCCACCCTCCCGATCAGACCAAGCCAGGTGGAGTGGCGCCTTCTGGGCCCGGCGCGCATGCATGCCACGCTTCAGTCTGGCGAGGTCATAAGCAAGCTGGTTGCTACACAACATGCGCTCAATCAATTCCCTGAGCATGCACCAATTATTCGCGTGGCACAGGCACAGCTAACCGGAGAACGCAGGGCGAAAGCGCCGCCTCGGAGGCACTGGCGCAGTCTCACCGTGGACTGCATGGCCGCAATCATCAACGACGCAACAGAGATCCCGAGCGACAAGTAA
- a CDS encoding FAD-binding oxidoreductase yields the protein MSLPTLEPVGALLREHSEKFRDLVHEQLFSTELQSRQVFPSSRARSHLDLAPALAWVLERSTIDARVPDEVMRTARRLGLSHRRHGFPSEIYTPFADMLVHALREVNFRADPQLSAGLIIPAETIIRNVCNAMRASANTADFAGDPAAFAASVTAVRRISSRISVVTLDAGPGLDYRPGQSVQVTAPYLPGLWRRLTPAGTANAGGGLEFHVQAVYGGDASGLLAAPRVGDYWTLGGVDGELELPTTGELTILAFGTGLAVAESVLFSLVNEPSHPRTRLIAAAEYPGELYDLPRLHRLAEYADWLSVTAAVENPEDPWWLPRPGNPRLSSTDVNAKLVDPVALAAPGITREIIVAGPGEKVEGAVDKLRASGAEHIQTVSYAARGQWER from the coding sequence ATGTCCTTGCCCACCCTCGAGCCCGTCGGCGCGCTCCTGCGCGAGCACTCCGAGAAGTTCCGCGACCTCGTCCACGAGCAGCTCTTTTCCACCGAACTGCAGTCGCGCCAGGTCTTCCCCAGCTCCCGAGCCCGCTCGCACCTCGATCTCGCCCCGGCGCTGGCGTGGGTGCTGGAGCGCTCAACTATCGACGCCCGCGTGCCCGACGAGGTCATGCGCACCGCACGCCGCCTGGGACTGAGCCACCGCCGCCACGGTTTTCCCTCGGAGATCTACACGCCCTTCGCGGACATGCTGGTCCACGCCCTGCGGGAGGTGAACTTCCGCGCGGATCCGCAGCTGTCCGCCGGCCTCATCATCCCGGCGGAGACCATCATCCGGAATGTCTGCAACGCCATGCGCGCCTCGGCCAACACGGCCGACTTCGCCGGCGACCCGGCTGCCTTCGCCGCCTCCGTCACCGCGGTGCGCCGCATCAGTTCGCGCATCTCCGTGGTCACCCTCGACGCCGGGCCGGGCCTAGACTACCGCCCCGGTCAGTCCGTGCAGGTCACAGCTCCCTATTTGCCCGGACTGTGGCGCCGGCTCACGCCGGCGGGCACCGCGAACGCAGGCGGCGGGCTGGAGTTCCACGTCCAGGCCGTCTACGGCGGGGATGCCTCCGGCCTGCTCGCGGCCCCGCGCGTGGGCGACTACTGGACCCTCGGCGGCGTCGACGGTGAACTGGAGCTCCCCACCACCGGCGAGCTCACCATCCTCGCCTTCGGCACCGGCCTGGCCGTTGCCGAGTCCGTGCTGTTCTCGCTGGTCAACGAACCCTCACACCCTCGGACGCGGCTCATCGCCGCCGCCGAATACCCCGGCGAACTCTACGATCTCCCCCGCCTGCACCGCCTCGCCGAGTACGCGGACTGGCTCAGCGTCACCGCCGCGGTGGAGAACCCCGAAGACCCGTGGTGGTTGCCGCGGCCGGGCAACCCACGCCTGAGCAGCACCGACGTCAACGCGAAGCTCGTCGATCCCGTCGCACTCGCCGCACCGGGGATCACCCGCGAGATCATCGTCGCTGGTCCGGGCGAGAAGGTGGAAGGGGCCGTCGATAAGCTTCGGGCGTCCGGGGCAGAACACATCCAGACCGTCTCCTACGCCGCCCGGGGGCAGTGGGAGCGTTAG
- a CDS encoding carbon-nitrogen hydrolase family protein → MKIAAVQVTSGSDINNNLTIAQRAVREAAGEGARVVVLPEGMSQAFDSGRLDTQAEELDGPFATGLKELAQELDVVIVAGMFRPADTREIDGKKINRVSNTALVTGAGHHVGYDKIHTYDAFDYSESDTVRPGSDLVSVEVDGVKVGVTICYDIRYPEQYKDLARDGAEVIVVPTSWADGPGKLEQWRTLVSARALDSVSYVVAADQARPGGEEKGGQESGPTGVGHSIIAGPDGVRLAEAGYEPEIIYADIDPEKVRKARKALPILED, encoded by the coding sequence ATGAAGATTGCAGCCGTGCAGGTGACCAGCGGGTCCGACATCAACAACAACCTCACCATCGCCCAGCGGGCCGTTCGTGAGGCGGCCGGGGAGGGGGCGCGTGTCGTCGTGCTTCCCGAGGGCATGAGCCAGGCCTTCGACTCTGGGCGCCTGGACACCCAGGCCGAGGAGCTCGACGGGCCCTTCGCCACCGGGCTGAAGGAGCTGGCGCAGGAGCTGGACGTGGTCATCGTCGCCGGCATGTTCCGGCCCGCCGACACCCGAGAGATCGACGGCAAGAAGATCAACCGCGTGAGCAACACCGCCCTGGTCACGGGCGCGGGCCACCACGTCGGTTACGACAAGATCCACACCTACGACGCCTTCGACTACAGCGAGTCCGACACCGTTCGTCCGGGTTCCGACCTGGTTTCCGTCGAGGTCGACGGCGTGAAGGTGGGCGTGACCATCTGCTACGACATCCGCTACCCCGAGCAGTACAAGGACCTCGCCCGCGACGGCGCCGAGGTCATCGTCGTGCCCACGAGCTGGGCCGACGGCCCGGGCAAGCTGGAGCAGTGGCGCACGCTGGTCTCCGCCCGCGCGCTGGACTCAGTGAGCTACGTCGTCGCCGCGGATCAGGCACGCCCGGGCGGCGAGGAAAAGGGTGGCCAGGAGTCCGGCCCCACGGGCGTCGGTCACTCCATCATCGCCGGCCCGGATGGCGTCCGCCTCGCCGAGGCCGGCTACGAGCCCGAGATCATCTACGCGGACATCGATCCGGAGAAGGTGCGCAAGGCGCGCAAGGCCCTGCCCATCCTCGAGGACTAA
- a CDS encoding alpha/beta hydrolase, which translates to MNATTFFTAAASLRSAAAVVSDERGRVAAETRALAAVGTGEALRVLQERLRRLDSPLEQRETQLRGVAEVLEQSGILARVLEKAVAVLEPAVDSSPTAAALLRQLDSMGTALDVMCAQQISRLCAPTADPGGLGWADYPDLGVDDLHELNLLTAPDTVRVLAAAHPDLRILETPDGGLVAAVGDLETADSVITYVAGVGSSDPTGWSVQVDRTRDLARATGGPTAAGVLWLGYPAPESLGQALQHSPARAAGQELAEFQAELARRRPDQQRSVLGYSYGSVVVGEAARRGLDADDVILLASPGVGVGSVAEMELHGENPRVHVFTSPGDPISLLTGPRGGVHGVDPGSPGFGARPWDPGVTGDHNSYFDSPDFLAAVGEAVRAP; encoded by the coding sequence GTGAACGCGACAACCTTCTTCACCGCCGCCGCGTCCCTGCGTTCGGCGGCGGCCGTGGTCTCCGACGAGCGCGGTCGGGTCGCGGCGGAGACCCGGGCGCTTGCCGCGGTGGGCACCGGGGAGGCGCTCAGGGTCCTGCAGGAACGACTGCGTCGCCTGGATTCCCCGCTTGAGCAGCGGGAGACTCAGCTGCGCGGGGTGGCGGAAGTTCTCGAGCAGTCCGGGATCCTCGCCCGCGTCCTGGAGAAGGCGGTGGCAGTCCTCGAACCGGCCGTCGACTCCTCACCCACCGCCGCCGCCCTGCTCCGGCAACTCGATTCGATGGGCACCGCCCTGGACGTCATGTGCGCCCAGCAGATCTCCCGACTGTGCGCACCCACCGCTGACCCGGGCGGCCTGGGGTGGGCGGACTACCCTGACCTGGGTGTCGATGACCTGCACGAACTCAATCTGCTCACCGCCCCGGACACCGTGCGCGTGCTCGCGGCCGCGCACCCCGATCTCCGGATCCTGGAGACCCCGGACGGGGGGTTGGTCGCCGCGGTGGGGGACCTGGAGACCGCAGATTCCGTGATCACCTACGTCGCCGGCGTCGGCTCCTCCGATCCGACGGGATGGTCGGTTCAGGTGGATCGCACCCGCGACCTGGCCCGGGCCACCGGCGGCCCGACCGCGGCCGGTGTCCTGTGGCTGGGTTATCCCGCACCGGAATCGCTCGGCCAGGCGCTGCAGCACTCGCCGGCCCGGGCGGCGGGTCAGGAGCTGGCGGAGTTTCAGGCCGAGTTGGCCAGACGCCGCCCCGACCAGCAACGTTCCGTGCTGGGCTACAGCTACGGTTCGGTCGTCGTCGGCGAGGCAGCCCGGCGCGGTCTCGACGCAGACGACGTCATCCTGCTGGCCTCACCCGGGGTGGGCGTGGGGTCCGTGGCGGAGATGGAACTCCACGGCGAGAACCCCCGGGTCCATGTCTTCACCTCCCCCGGCGATCCCATCAGCCTCCTGACGGGGCCGCGGGGCGGGGTTCACGGTGTGGACCCGGGTTCACCCGGTTTTGGTGCCCGGCCCTGGGATCCGGGTGTCACCGGGGACCACAACAGCTACTTCGACAGCCCCGACTTCCTTGCCGCGGTCGGCGAGGCAGTGCGGGCACCGTGA